acTTTTGGAATACAATTGATGTGCAGGATCTTAGATCTTGACATATTAAGGCTAAAAGTAATTATCAAGAAAGAACTGTCAAAGGTTTTTACAAATTATTTTAAATTGGAAGTATACTTCATTGTTAGGGGGATGATTGATTGGAGAAGCTGTAGTCATCTGAGGTGGCCTTGTCTCTCCCCTCAGGTTTCATCCAGGAAGATTACCTCAGAGAGCTGTTGACCACAATGGGAGACCGCTTCACAGACGAGGAGGTGGACGAGCTCTTCAGGGAGGCACCCATTGACAAGAAGAGCAACTTCAACTATGTGGAGTTCACACGCATCCTGAAACATGGTGCCAAGGATAAGGACGATTAAGATGGCCACATATTCTATTTTCCacgctctctcctccacctccttcacctcGGCTAAATCATCGTGCTGCATGTCTCGGTCtctaagccccccccctcccccatgttaAACAAGGCAAATGTGACTGTTAAGTTACAAGACAGATGTAATAATGTGCTGGTCTATGCTTCAAAGATTTTGAAAGTGGACATGCAACTCTGGAACACCAACTATTCAAATGGGCTGGTTTAGCtgaatttttacattttataatAAATATAAACTTTTTAAATAAAGTACTATATCAACTTGTATTTGCCCCTTATTCATTGCCCTGTATAAAACAGTTACAATAACCCCTCTTCTGTCTGATGGCTTCTTTTATATATGGTTAGAAAGCGCCTTGTTTTTTCCTgaaactgactggttttgagTTATGTTCCAACATGTAGGGGCTTGATTTGAAGAGGGAACGACTGTAAAAGTGAACTATAAGGCCTACCACGTTTAAGATGAGTAATTCCCATCACAGCCGTCATTTCTTTTAGATCGTTTGGAATGGGGAGATGTGTCCCTTGTGCTGCATTGTAGGTGCTCTACAGGAAATGGTGTGGAATAAAATAtgtattgtgtgtatatatgtgttttaGAACTGGAGTATTTACTCAAGCAACTATATGATGTCCGACGGAACAAGGCAACATTGAACCTGAACATGAATTTACGATAGATTCAACCTTGGTACGATGTTGTCACCTAGTGGACATACGAAGCTTTATGAAACAATATACGTCACCACGTACGTGTCTTCAGTACAGCCAATCATGATAGAGCACCTGACTTACGGAACCACGTTGAGTTGGTTTCGGGCTTTCGGCATAGTTTCAAAGGGATTTATGTCTTGAACGGTAAGCTATTTCCACATCTGAACTAGAGGTTTTTTTATGAAATCGCAGTTTAACAATTGATGGCAAACGTAACACGTATTGTGTGAAAGCAAACTGACCAACTATTTAACTGCTGCTATTTTATTAGTTGAAAGATAGCTAGCTACCCTCAAACAGCTAGCAAACCCGCTAGCTACACAAGGGCAAATTACATGTATGTTGCATGTTCTGCACTTGTTCTTTATTAACAAGTCGGTTCCACCGAATTTCTTCAGGAAACAGTTTCTCGGACGGTTTCAATTACTTATCCATGTGGTGTTTAGCTAATTTTAGTTATGTAACTCTGGCGCTGTCATTTGATAACCACTCTGAAGGTTAAATAACTTTATGTTGGGAACTTGTTTAGTTCTTACGTCATTTTTGATGATTGCGGATTTCTTCTGACCTGTTAGGTAGGATAATTATTTATGGACGATAGTATGAGATTGTTTAAAGTCTACATGTTTGGAACATGTATGTACGCAGTTGCTACAGGTCCGTTGGGTTGGAAGTCCTGGGCCCATGCCATGGCTTTAAAGGTGATCCAGAGGCTTCAGCTGCTGGGACAGACGGGGAAACACCTCTGCTCTGATCTGGGACAGATCTCCAGACTCCTGAGTTCCCAGTGCCGTGCCCGGGAGCGCCTCTGTGTGGCCTGCCTTTGGACCTCAGCTGGTCGCTGCATCCAGAGACATGGCTGTAAGAAGCTACAGCCAAACTTGGGGAGGATGAGCCTGTCCACAATCATCAGGGACCCGTCCTTCTTCACCACTGGGTCTGTGGGCCTCCACAAAGACTCAGCCCTCCGGTTCTGTCTGAGCCAGCTCCACGGGCTCACTCCTGCAGACGAGCAGGCCTTCCAGGTGCGGCTGGACAGCTGCTCTTCATCCCGGCAGGTCTTCCGTCTGCTTGGTGCCATGGAGGTCATGTCTGACAACATGGCAGCTGCAGTGCTGCACAGGGTAGCTGACCTGGAGCAGGACACCCACTGCCTGAAGGACCCCTCGGTTCTGGAGCAGGACACTCTCAGGGCCCTGTGCTACCAGTTGGAGCAGGACTCATGCCGTCTGACGGACGCTGGGCTGGTGTCAGCCCTGCTTGGCTGCACCCGCCTCTACCTGGACCCCTGGAGCACACTAGTGGTGCGGCTGGTGTCTGAGAGCCAGGAGAGGCTGGACAAAGGACAGATGAGTGTTGGCCATCTGTGCACCGTAGGGCAGGCCATGCTTGCCCTGGAGGGCCCTAGCTGTGGGATGCTGGAGCAAGTGATGGATAAGGTCAAGAAGCAGGAGCCTGGCCAGTGGAGCGTAGCAGAGCTCACTGCAATCTATGGACTTCTGCAGGGCGGGGTTGGTAAGGAGGGACAGTACCAGGGCCTCCTCCATGCAATGCATCTGCATGCCATGTCAATCGCCTACCATATGGACCCTCCTGCTGTCAGCAGGGTGATGGGTGCTCTGGTGGTACTGAACCAGACCCAGGCCATGCCCCTGGTGATCAGCCTGTGCAAGCAGGCCGTAAGGCACGTACCCAACTTCAGGGATGAGGAGTTGACCGTAGTCCTTGGAGCTCTTATGCACTTTGGTCACAGCGATCACCACTTTGTGGAAGCCATGGAGAGGCACGTGCCCAGCATGGCCTTCACCTCACACCCAGAGACGGTCTCCAAGGTGATGCAGTACTTTGGGCAACGGAACATCTTGTCCCTGCCTGTGTTTGATGCCGTGGCTGAGAGCTTTGTGTACCGAGCAGATGACTACACCACCAGCCAGGTGGCCCATCAGATCATGCCATTCGGTAAGCTGGGCTACCTCCCACCAAACGCTGGCCAGTTGTTCAGGAAAGTGGAGGCCATCCTGCACAGGCGCTTTTCCCACTTTCAGCCCAGGACCCTCCTCAACCTGCTCCACACCTGCATCCTGGTGGAGAGATACCCTGTCAACTTTGTCTCCAAGGTCTCCAACAAGTACTTCCTCCAGGAATTGCAAGGTAAATGAGCTTACAGTACATCTAGAACTACAAAGGAATGCTATGGAGATTTCCTCTTTTCATCTTGTACAGATGTCGCAATGTGTGAAATACCTGTGCTTCCTCCATGTTTTCCAGTCAAAGATGAAGGTATGGACCGCATTGTTTTGGCACAACTCACTCAGCTCTACATGACCCTGAAGCTCGAGTGTCCCTTCTATGAGGTAGGTAACATGAGTTAAACACCTGTCAACAATATTGTTTTGGAACTGTTGAGTTTGACTCCCTCAATACCTTTTAAATCTCCTCAGGGTCCTAGGCTCCCTCCCAAGTACCGGGTCAAGTCGTTTCTCACCCCTGGGCGGTCCCTGGAGACTCAGGTGGACAGTCAACTCTATAACTATGTCAAGAATGGCCTTGTGGATCTACTCGGGTCTCGTGCATACTTTGCATCTAAAGTCCTCACTCCTTACCGTTACACCATAGGTAGTACAGACAATATGCCTGTCATTCAATATGGTTTCATATTGCTTGCTAGACATGTTGCCTGATGTTTGCCATCTTGTTATAGATGTGGAATTAAAGCTTGATGAGGAAGGATATGTTTTACCTGCTAGTCACACAGATGACGTATACAAGAGGTACGGACATGTTCATTCTTCTAGAATATAAGCCCAATCATTTTGAGTGTTGGTGTGCGGCAGTGTTAATGCTTGAATGTTATGTTTTATCCATGCTCCCAGGATTGCGATTTGTATTGATGGGCACAAACGGTTCGCTTCAAATGCAAAGCAGCTTCTTGGAAAAGAGGCCATTAAACAGAGGCATCTAAGACTCCTGGGATATAAAGTTGTTCAGGTTAGCAACCTATGATGCAGTCCCGGTATCCATAACTGAAGCATGTATAGTCTTGTGAAAATGAGTGCTTTGACTACAGATGTGCCTGAGTGTTGCATCTGGCACCTTGTGATTGCCAATGTTCCGTTTCAGTGTCCTTGCTGGTCATTGTCACCAGTTTTCTGTTTGCCAGTTGCTGTCAGTATTCCTTTTGATTTCTTCTGTCTGGTGTGACAGCTTTGTCTGTTCTTTGTTGACGAATGTGCTAGTGCTGTGGAGAGTCAGGGTTTTTCTGCCATGACATCCTAATGATTCTCATCTCATTCTTTTCCAGATTCCTTACTATGAATTTGagaatctgcaaaaccatactgAGATTGTTCAGTATCTCCACAAAAAGATATTCCCTCACAGTTACAGGCTAAGTTGGTGACACTGTTATATATTCCTTGTGAGTGTATCAGCAATACATTTACGGAAACAAAATAAACTCATCATGTTAAAAGTGTGCTAGTGGAAAGATGTCCAAATACACTAACAATATTGGATAGTTAGTATATTGTAATATTAATAATGGTTTGAACTTGCAGTTAATTAAAATGAGGTCACTGACAACAATTTATATTATTACTGACACAatgtgaaatatatatatacatttatttgtTCTTGGACACACAAAGTTGAGAGAAACCAAATTTCCCAAGAATcaccatggagagagagaaatgtccaTAACAAGATCAAGATAGGCTGTCAACATTAACCAAATGTTTTGCGTTTGTTTTTCCACTGATAACCAATGGTTGATAATATTCTGGTCACCACCATGACCTGGGAGTGTCAGTTggataaatataaaaatgttatacataaaaagacaaaacaaatgaTGGGTCTTGTGTGGGCTCCTATGTGGCTGGAATCTGGGGCAGGCCAAACTCGTCCACCAAAACTCCATCCTGAAACACAGTTACAATCACAGTCAGGTTCTCAGGAAACACTGCgatcttcaacacacacacacacatatatatccaTCTGGAGGAAGAAGATGAGAAGTACCCGGTTGATGCTCTTCTCGCCCGGCACTCCttcagggatggaaggatgactgGTGGCCTCATCCAGATAAGAGCTGTCCTCATCCAAAAGGAGCTCATCTCCCAAGGCGTCCAGCTCTGTGTTCACAAACACTGATTTATCACAGCctatatattttgtatatagTAAGCTTTCTAATGGTCATCACACAAATGTTCCAAAGTGAGCAACCCTCCTAACTGTGGAAAGATACAAAAGTAGAGAGAGCTGTTTATTGTCAGTGTCAGCTAATCTAACACCACTGCCGTGGTGCTGCATTCACCTGCTTCGAGGTCATCGTCATCGATCTCTGGCGTCCCGTAGCTTCTGCTCATGGCTTCCTGGACCTCGTTGGCATCCTCCATCATGTCCTCCAGCTGATCCTGGAGATCCTGCAACACAAGCAATATTCTATTTACTTCCCAGCACCAGCCAAGCTAAAGTAGGCAACAACGTTGAAGGTAtttgagggagtcagatggctgagcggtgagggagtcgggctagtaatctgaaggttgccagttcgattcctggccgtgtcaattgacgttgtgtccttgggcaaggcacttcaccctagttgcttcggggggaatgtccctgtacttactgtaagtcgctctggataagagtgtctgctaaatgtatttaAGTATCTTAACGTTACCAAAAGGATTTTGTGACATTAAGAAGTCAGATCTACAGTATCAAAAGCACATACCTCCATCTGATTGATCTTTGTGACATTACGAAGTCAGATCTACAGTATCAATACCACATACCTCAATCTGATCGACTCTTTGTGACATTAAGAAGTCAGATATACAGTATCAATAGCACATACCTCAATCTGATCGATCTTTACATTCTTGTATGCCTTCTTCATCTCTTTGGCTCCAACCTTCATGGCATCCACCTATGGCATACATTAATAACAAGCCAGTGTTTTTTGAGGTCGGATCAATAGACAGGAAGCCCAGTGTAATAATGGCATGGTGAGAGCTGTGCAGGAGTGGATAGTATCACATGTTTCATACGGTAGTTTTGGTGTCTTTGAGGGTCTGGATTGTGTAGTTGGCCTGTTCCATGTTGAAAGACTGCTGCATAAGATTGTCTCTCTGGCCCTCATACCTGAACATGACAAAAATGTCATGCTATAGAGTACAGTTGGTGCATTTCTGAATATTGTACTACTGCTCGTAAGTTATGAAAGCAAGTCATACTAATTAACATGCCATGAATAAGGAAGTGAATGTGTCCCATAACTTACATTCTCTTTTGCTTCAGCACTCTCATGGCCTTTTGCTTGACCATGTTCTGATAGAAACAAAGTACAGATGTGAGATAAACAATGGTCCCACAGAACAGTACTTCATGTGATATGGATGTATCATATAACCTAACCAGTTTCATGTTGAGTATTATGAGTTTCCTTAATGGACCATTACATTCCAAGTATAGAGATGATATCACATTGTAAAACCAATGTTACCTTTGACGGCCCATCTCTCATCTTCTTCATCTGATCTTTGTACTTGACAAGCTCAACGTCTAACCTTGAAATCTTCTTATCAATAGACTCAGCCCTAGAGTCCACCTATGGTAATAAgttaaaacaaaaatacaagtaGCAAGAGGTTTACTTTTAATAAAATATAGCAGTTGAATACATATTTCTGATGCTGTGAAGCAAAATATATCTTTAGGCCAAAACCAGTTAAACGGGTTGATTTAAGTCAATGCCTTGCCCCATTTCATAACAGGAATAAGAACCTGGTCTTAATTTGCGACtaataaaagaaaacaaaactcAATTGTATGCCAGAAATGCTTAAATCAGTTATTTCAGTTCTAAACATATCGTTCTGATAGACTATTGTTCtttgtattgttttgtgtttaaattAGCTGGCTAATGTTAGCCAACTAGTACGTCTTTTGCCAGACAACTCACTACAGATAGTTATTTAAAGCTGCTATTAACTTTGATTTCTTCGgttttcagtctaaaacatttATCTAATTCACCCCAAAAGTATGGCTATAGATACTATTTCTACGTTAGTTAGCAAGGTAGACGTCAGCCTATACTTGACACTGAAGTGCTTGTTCCCACGAAGttctttgtttatttattaaGAAGGAGCAGCTCTGCAAGTTGTGACAATCGATACTTACACCTCCAATACAGTCTGTTAGATTGGGTGGGGGTCCCTTGGGCTTTCCTCGACCAAAAATACGATTCATTTTGTCCCAAATAGATATTTGTTAGCATAAAATAATCAGCTAGCTAAATGTCACTTCAGCTGGGACACCCGGAAATAACCCTCGTGACGTCACACCAGTCACATGGTTGGCCAACTTTGCTATCAACGCCCTACCGTCATTAGCTGGAGGATACATTCAAAGGACTGCTCGTCTGAAAGAACAGAATTATAATTTGTATCCTTTTAACGTCGGTGTATTTATTTGAACTGAGAAAGATGATTGAAAAGCATAATATGTCCATTAGGGGGCACCCCAGTGTCATGttttcaaatacaaacacatgTTATATTAAATTACATCAGCCCCTTCCATATAGGCAGTCATTTGGAATACTATTGCTCTTAGTCCATGTGTTGGATGAACAGATGAACAATCAATCAAGCCAAAGGTGATGCTGATGCATTGTTGAAGTTTATCCGGAATGATAGGTCACTAATGCATTTACAAAACAGTAAATGGAATCCATGAACAGTACAATTTCAGTTTTCCGTGAAATGAGTGGGACATTTCCGTGGATTCCATCATACACAGACCTTCTCCACACACATTAATCTAATTGAAAACGACGGACCAGTCTATTAACTATAGCTGTTGAAGActataattaaaatgaaaaatatttttatttagaGGTCTGTTAACTCCGTTAACTTCAGAACCGTCTACAGAGATAAAGTCATTGTGCTTGATTACACTGTACTCGATGATCCATAAGAAttggattaaacatttagcaagagcttcacacacacacacacacacacacacacacacacacaactacattaattcatatatacattttatatcaaTAGGTCAATATACAATATTGATGTACATATCCTTAAACGAATATTGATCAATGATGCATGACATCTTCATATGTTGTAAACTATTGCCTACAGGCCTATTCTGAAATGACATAAAGACTTAGAAACAAGGGCAATGAAGACAGCACTGTAATTTTCACATTGCAGATGTCACTTGGGTTTGGCCTAGATCATTTGAGTCTTCTTTCCCAATCCAGGAGATTGAAGACAGTTCCATGGCTAGTCATGTCGGTTTATTCCCGTCTGGGTTCTCCATTGGGAGGGGAGCTTCTCTCACAGTGCTCCTGGCCTTACTGCTCCTCGGGCCCCTATCTCCCTTCAGCTTTGCTGGGAGACAGAAATCCCTGAAGCATCGCTGAAAGATCTCATCAAGGAAGGCGTATAGGATGGGGTTGAGGCTGCTGTTACTGTAGCCCAGCACCACGCAGAAGAAGTAGGCAGCCATGACGGCCATGGTCTCGGGCACGCTCATCAGGGCCATGATCATATTCATTTTAAATCAATAAATTAACATAGTATATTGATGCAAGACAGTATGTTGTTTTCATTCACTTTAATACTGAGCACTGCAAAGCATGTTTTGGTCTGAGTAGGCTATCATCTCTGCATGTAACAGAAAACTAAAATAGCAATAATTGATAAAACACAGATACTTATAAATAATGATAATCAATTTGTGTTTGATgttgggggggtcagatggctgagcggttagggaatcgggctaccaatcagaaggttgctggttcaattcccagccgtgcaaattacgttgtgtccctaggcacggcacttcaccctacttgccccggggggatgtccctgtacttactgtaagtcgctctggataagagcatctgctaaatgactaaatgtaaatgttgatcaCGTGAGGTGATACTAACTTGAAGACTGCAGAATCACCTCTAAAAGCTTAAATGATTACCTTAAACTAATCTTTCTACAAACACTCACATTTAGTTTACATCAAAAATGACATGTTATCACTGTAATATTGGTCAAGATTAGAGACCAATAAAACCTAAATAATGTTTGTTGGGTTAGAACCTGTATATTTGTTTTACAAGTCCACATCCCTGTAAGGCTATCAACTGTAACCTTACAAAACTGAAATGACCTGCAGAATAGGTGCGAAGATCTGTAGTATGCTTGGACTGTGCCTCTGAGAATAAATCACGTTACCACAGTACTATCAGGCTCTAAAAGTCAATGGAGTTTTAGTTACACGTTTACAAGTCTTTAAATATACATTCAAAATCCGGTGGGACTCACTGTACAACATTAACAAAAAGCACAGACAACCAAGCATTTACTTTGTGTATGATCAAAGAACACTTAAAATATTTGATATTTATATCTGTACATGTGTTCCAATAATTGGCCATGCTACAAATACTGATACATTTCATATAAGGTCTGTGCAAAGCAACTTTAAGACTATACAATTTCTGAATAAGTATATTACTTATCGATGTATTTTACATAAATCTGAATACTCAACCACGTGCACAATATGTCCATGAAGGAAATATCCAaatgttttggattgcattGATCTACTCATGTTTTTCTAAGGTAAGAACATTCATAATCTAATATGAATATATGTAACTAGGCGCAAGTCAAATTAACAGCACAAAATATCTTAAGATTAACAACTTGACACAAGATCAAAGTTGCTAAAAAAGCCCTCTGTCAAATTAGAAAATAACAATTAAATCCAGGATTTCTCACAATAACAGTGATTGTGTCAACAACAGCATTTTTATTCGGTCTATCTCAAAGGTCCCACTTATCATCTAACCCTGACACACTGGAGCTAATCAACACAATGTTTAGAAATATTTCAGATTGTTGCATTATGACTGATAGTGTTTCATTGACTCCTTTTGGTCATgatgaaaagaaaatgtaactGAATGTACTTCATAACGTTCCCTAATTGTAATGTTTCTTTACACCAGGCACACAATGTAACAAGCATTATATTGTAGCGCCTTGATGTCAGCCTGAAAAATACCATATCTGGACTGCATAAGGCACTTCTGGCCTAAGGAACTATATACACAGTCCatgaaacatttaaatatattaaaaacGTATAttaataaaagaaaaagaaaatgtaatttaaattaCTAACATAATACTGTCTTTTTTAGCACTATATTCTCTATTATTTATGATGAAAAGGCAAAATATCGCTAACCGCCATCCCTGAGAATTTCAATTTAAAACACAGAGTTCTGTCATCTGACTGCTGTATTCTAACACACAATATGGCAATAGCTAATATTGACACAGtgcatgtaaaaataaaaatctattGTATTATTTTTGTAATTCCCTTAAGGTGAGAATGTTATCTGCAAATCAATTGTATGTCCAAATTACTCAATGTATACAAATGTGCAAATAAATGTAATTGGTGTCCTTGAATTCATTCAATACCCCTCTTATCCGTTTAAAAATAATGATCAGTGATGCATGATATCCTCATATGTCTTGGACATAGCCCACAGGCCTATTCTGAAATGACATAATGACTTGAATTTGATTGTAGCAACAAGGGCAATTTATATAGCACTGTAGTTTTCACATTGCAGATGTCACTTGGGTCAGGCCTAGATCATTTGAGTCTTCTTTTCCAATCCGAGAGATTGAAGACAGTTCCATAGCTAGTCATGCCGGTTTAGTCCCGTCTGGGTTCTCCATTGGGAGGGGAGCTTCTCTCACAGTGCTCCTGGCCTTACTGCTCCccgggcctctctctcccttcagctTTGCTGGGAGACAGAAATCCCTGAAGCATCGCTTAAAGTTCTCGTCCAGGAAGGCGTAGAGGATGGGGTTGAGGCTG
Above is a genomic segment from Osmerus mordax isolate fOsmMor3 chromosome 15, fOsmMor3.pri, whole genome shotgun sequence containing:
- the fastkd3 gene encoding FAST kinase domain-containing protein 3, mitochondrial, whose protein sequence is MALKVIQRLQLLGQTGKHLCSDLGQISRLLSSQCRARERLCVACLWTSAGRCIQRHGCKKLQPNLGRMSLSTIIRDPSFFTTGSVGLHKDSALRFCLSQLHGLTPADEQAFQVRLDSCSSSRQVFRLLGAMEVMSDNMAAAVLHRVADLEQDTHCLKDPSVLEQDTLRALCYQLEQDSCRLTDAGLVSALLGCTRLYLDPWSTLVVRLVSESQERLDKGQMSVGHLCTVGQAMLALEGPSCGMLEQVMDKVKKQEPGQWSVAELTAIYGLLQGGVGKEGQYQGLLHAMHLHAMSIAYHMDPPAVSRVMGALVVLNQTQAMPLVISLCKQAVRHVPNFRDEELTVVLGALMHFGHSDHHFVEAMERHVPSMAFTSHPETVSKVMQYFGQRNILSLPVFDAVAESFVYRADDYTTSQVAHQIMPFGKLGYLPPNAGQLFRKVEAILHRRFSHFQPRTLLNLLHTCILVERYPVNFVSKVSNKYFLQELQVKDEGMDRIVLAQLTQLYMTLKLECPFYEGPRLPPKYRVKSFLTPGRSLETQVDSQLYNYVKNGLVDLLGSRAYFASKVLTPYRYTIDVELKLDEEGYVLPASHTDDVYKRIAICIDGHKRFASNAKQLLGKEAIKQRHLRLLGYKVVQIPYYEFENLQNHTEIVQYLHKKIFPHSYRLSW
- the chmp5b gene encoding charged multivesicular body protein 5 translates to MNRIFGRGKPKGPPPNLTDCIGGVDSRAESIDKKISRLDVELVKYKDQMKKMRDGPSKNMVKQKAMRVLKQKRMYEGQRDNLMQQSFNMEQANYTIQTLKDTKTTVDAMKVGAKEMKKAYKNVKIDQIEDLQDQLEDMMEDANEVQEAMSRSYGTPEIDDDDLEAELDALGDELLLDEDSSYLDEATSHPSIPEGVPGEKSINRDGVLVDEFGLPQIPAT